The Stutzerimonas stutzeri genome segment GAAATCGGGATCCCAGCAGGGTTCGCCGCAGATCTTCGCGCCGAGCCGCAGATACGCCTTGAGCAAGGGCGGCGGTTGCGCGATGACGTTGCCCGGCGACTCCAGCGCGGGCAGCGGATGCTTCGGCTTGGCCTGCAGCAAGTCGGTGCTCATGTATCGCTCGCGTAGCCGCTGCATGATGGCCTGGGCCTGGATGCCACCGTCGCGCATGGGAATGCTCGCGCACCCCATCAGGTAGCGATAACCGCCTTGGTTGAGGGCGTCCGCCAGTGCGCTCCAGAGCACGGCGATGGTCGCACCGTTTCGGTAGCCGGGGTGCACACAGGTGCGGCCGATTTCGAGAATCGGCGCGCTTAGTTCCGCCAGCCCGTGGAGGCTGAATTCCCCTTCGCTGTAAAAGCGCCCGAGCGAGCGTGCGGCGTGACTGTCGAGCAGCCGCGTGGTGGCGACCAGCATGCCGTTGTCGAGATCACGCACGCCGATATGGCTGCAATAAGCATCGAACTCATCGTGGTCGAGGCCCGCTTCGGCGCCGTTCAGCTGCGCGCCGAATTCACTGCTGAACACCTGGTAGCGCAGTGTTTGGGCATCGAGCAAGGCCGCCTGCCCATGGAGACGCTCTGCCTGTAGGCGGCGGGAGGTACGAGGGAAATCGAGGGTGGTCATGCCTGTCTCCTTGGTCAGCCTTGGCTCGGCGCTGCAAACGCAGCGCTTGGTTGCTATGGTTGAGGCGCCGTCGAACAGTGATGCCGAATCAGGCTAGGCAGAGGCCGTGTCACGGCGGTTACCAATCGATGATGCTTGGATGACGATGCTTGCCATTGGCCATCTGGCGCTGTTGACCCCAAGGAGTGAGAGCGATGTCTTGGCACGAACTGATTGGCCCGCTGCACCGTCTGCCGTCACGGCTTGCGCTGGATGACTGGTTTGCGGCGCTGCAGGCTCAGTGCGAGGGTGACCTGTTCGAGCTGGCGGTGCTCGGCGGCCGGCTGGCAGAAACGCCCGGGTTGGCGTTCGTCGCCGGTTATCAGGCGGCATTGCGGCGGCTCTGGCCCGATGCGCCCGAGGGGCTCGGCGCGCTGTGCACAACGGAAGACCGCAAGTTGCGCCCAGCCGACATGCTGACGCGATTGGAGGGCGCGCAGCTGACCGGCCACAAGGACTTCGTCACCGGCGGTACAACCGCGAGCTGGTTGCTGGTGTCTGCGCGCGACGAGCCGCCCGGCGAGCGCCCGCGTCTGAGCCTGTGCATGGTCCGTTGCGACGAGGTGGGTGTGCACCTCGAGCCTGGACCGCCACTGCCGCTGCTGCCGGACGTGCCCCACGGACGCTTGCGGTTGGTGCATGCGCACTGCCAGCGGCTGACGGGGGATGGCTGGGACGATTACGTCAAACCGTTCCGCACGCTGGAGGATCTGTATGTGATGGCGGCCCTGGTCGGCTGGCTATATGGCGTGGGACGCGAGTGCGCCTGGCCGCAGGGCTTGCAACTGCAGCTGTTGGGCATATTGGCTGGCGCGGCCGAGGTGTCACGCCTGCCTCCCGCGGACCCCGCCACGCATCTGTTGCTGGCCGCGTTGAGCCAGCAATTGGCGGCGCTTGGCCCTGGGCTCGATGCTGCGCTGGCGGCTGGCCCGCCGCAGTGGTTAGGCTTGTGGCAACGTGATCGTGGCGTGCTGCAACTGGCTCGGGGTGCCCAGGCCAGGCGGCTGGCCCAGGCCGCGGCGACCTTGGGGCTGACGCCGTTGGCTGACCCGACGCCGTGAACCGTGGCGCCATCGGGAACTCCTCGTCGTCCGAGGCGCCTATAGCAGGCGTGCCGCAATGGCACGGGACGATTGTCGAGTGCCTGATCGGCGACGTCCTGACCCTTTCTCAGACAAGGATTTCAATGTCTCTCAGCTGTATCGCTACGCTTGCTTGGTGC includes the following:
- the olsB gene encoding L-ornithine N(alpha)-acyltransferase translates to MTTLDFPRTSRRLQAERLHGQAALLDAQTLRYQVFSSEFGAQLNGAEAGLDHDEFDAYCSHIGVRDLDNGMLVATTRLLDSHAARSLGRFYSEGEFSLHGLAELSAPILEIGRTCVHPGYRNGATIAVLWSALADALNQGGYRYLMGCASIPMRDGGIQAQAIMQRLRERYMSTDLLQAKPKHPLPALESPGNVIAQPPPLLKAYLRLGAKICGEPCWDPDFQVADVFILLKRDELCPRYARHFKAAV
- a CDS encoding acyl-CoA dehydrogenase, whose amino-acid sequence is MSWHELIGPLHRLPSRLALDDWFAALQAQCEGDLFELAVLGGRLAETPGLAFVAGYQAALRRLWPDAPEGLGALCTTEDRKLRPADMLTRLEGAQLTGHKDFVTGGTTASWLLVSARDEPPGERPRLSLCMVRCDEVGVHLEPGPPLPLLPDVPHGRLRLVHAHCQRLTGDGWDDYVKPFRTLEDLYVMAALVGWLYGVGRECAWPQGLQLQLLGILAGAAEVSRLPPADPATHLLLAALSQQLAALGPGLDAALAAGPPQWLGLWQRDRGVLQLARGAQARRLAQAAATLGLTPLADPTP